The following coding sequences lie in one Bacteroidales bacterium genomic window:
- a CDS encoding inositol monophosphatase has translation MLETLIKAARAAGEIQKKHYGTKINIESKGKNGIVTQADKEAEEIILSVLSEKYNYGVVAEESGTTYNESGYYWVIDPIDGTTNYSRQIPFFCVSIALFKHDQPEAAVIYQPLSDELFSALKNQGAYMNDKQLLRGEPEETVLIDCNKGRGKKAKEKYLKALEHIPDEYTDTVIFGSSALELAYLAAGRVDCFITYGDELYDVAAGILIARETGCLVSNWNGNPWTPDDPDLVVAPPKLHNELVGYLSGL, from the coding sequence ATGTTGGAAACCCTTATTAAAGCAGCACGGGCTGCCGGTGAAATACAAAAGAAACATTACGGAACCAAAATAAACATTGAAAGCAAAGGAAAAAATGGAATAGTGACCCAGGCAGACAAGGAAGCAGAAGAGATAATACTGTCTGTCCTGAGCGAGAAATATAATTACGGGGTGGTTGCCGAAGAATCCGGTACAACTTATAATGAATCCGGATATTATTGGGTGATTGATCCCATAGACGGAACCACCAATTATTCCAGGCAAATTCCCTTTTTCTGTGTATCCATAGCCCTCTTCAAGCATGATCAGCCCGAAGCCGCTGTCATTTACCAGCCACTGAGCGACGAGCTGTTCTCTGCCCTTAAAAATCAGGGAGCTTATATGAACGACAAACAACTGCTCAGGGGCGAACCTGAAGAAACGGTACTTATAGACTGTAACAAGGGACGCGGAAAGAAAGCAAAGGAAAAATATCTGAAAGCCCTTGAACACATTCCCGATGAGTATACAGACACAGTGATCTTCGGTTCAAGTGCCCTGGAACTGGCCTATCTGGCTGCCGGCCGGGTGGATTGTTTCATCACTTACGGCGACGAACTGTATGATGTGGCAGCCGGAATATTGATAGCCAGGGAAACCGGCTGCCTGGTGAGCAACTGGAACGGAAACCCCTGGACTCCTGATGATCCCGACCTGGTTGTTGCCCCGCCCAAACTTCATAATGAATTGGTGGGATACCTCTCGGGCCTGTAA